Proteins found in one Timaviella obliquedivisa GSE-PSE-MK23-08B genomic segment:
- a CDS encoding helix-turn-helix domain-containing protein, whose translation MTTGMEAQVSGNLSARELQIVELVSAGLTNQEIAEDLEISKRTVDNHISNILTKTATSNRVALVRWALQWGKVCIDEVNCCTLPIAPHPVSPQLEV comes from the coding sequence ATGACAACGGGGATGGAGGCTCAGGTCAGTGGGAATCTCTCTGCCCGTGAACTACAAATTGTTGAACTTGTATCCGCAGGCTTGACCAACCAGGAAATTGCTGAAGATCTAGAAATTAGTAAGCGAACTGTCGATAATCACATCAGTAATATTTTGACCAAGACAGCAACCAGCAATCGTGTGGCATTGGTTCGTTGGGCATTGCAATGGGGTAAAGTTTGCATTGATGAAGTCAACTGCTGCACTCTACCGATCGCTCCCCACCCAGTTTCTCCCCAGCTAGAGGTATAA
- a CDS encoding Uma2 family endonuclease, with translation MDYSTMSQRPYSIPQTDPPLSPRETLPTMYDLPSEDPEEPGLPDEFHDLQPQLLSATLRLQNYAKDQIFTGTDLNLYYDVHHPLWHKRPDWFLALGVPRLYDGKDLRASYVVWQEGVNPFVVVELLSPGTEDEDLGRFAESNADIPLGESIPAPDSSPAPSNGQSTKAVPPGKWQVYEQILRIPYYVVFSRYNNRVRAFRLVGGHYQEQNLDTSNPRVWIPELDLGLGLWEGEFDGIERSWLRWYDTDGNWVLTEAEHQQQRAERQRQRAIQERQRAEQEQQRAEQQRQRAEQEQQRAEQQQQRAEQEQQRAEQQRQRAEQEQQRAEQQRQRAEQEQQRADTAEDQLRQVVMNLLQANLSVAQVANMTGLTEDQVRQMG, from the coding sequence ATGGATTATTCCACCATGAGCCAGCGACCTTATTCCATTCCCCAAACCGATCCGCCGCTTTCTCCGCGAGAAACGCTGCCCACCATGTATGACTTGCCCAGCGAAGACCCGGAGGAACCTGGTTTGCCCGACGAATTTCACGATCTTCAGCCCCAGTTATTAAGCGCAACGCTACGTCTGCAAAATTACGCTAAAGACCAAATCTTTACAGGCACAGATTTAAACCTGTACTACGATGTCCATCATCCTTTGTGGCATAAGCGCCCCGACTGGTTTCTGGCTTTGGGTGTGCCACGGCTTTACGATGGAAAAGATTTGCGGGCTAGCTATGTGGTTTGGCAGGAAGGGGTTAATCCTTTCGTAGTAGTGGAATTGCTATCGCCTGGAACCGAGGATGAAGATTTAGGCAGATTTGCTGAATCAAATGCTGATATACCATTAGGCGAATCCATCCCCGCGCCTGACTCCAGCCCCGCGCCGTCAAATGGGCAATCGACTAAAGCTGTTCCGCCTGGAAAATGGCAGGTCTATGAACAGATTTTACGGATTCCTTACTATGTCGTCTTTAGCCGATACAACAATCGCGTCCGAGCATTTCGTCTCGTGGGCGGTCACTATCAAGAGCAAAATCTTGACACCAGCAATCCTCGCGTCTGGATTCCCGAACTAGATTTAGGTTTAGGCTTATGGGAAGGTGAGTTCGACGGCATTGAGCGATCGTGGCTGCGCTGGTACGATACTGATGGAAACTGGGTTTTAACAGAAGCAGAGCATCAGCAACAGCGAGCAGAACGCCAACGCCAACGGGCAATTCAAGAGCGACAACGGGCGGAGCAAGAGCAACAACGGGCAGAACAACAACGACAAAGGGCAGAGCAAGAGCAACAACGGGCAGAACAACAACAACAAAGGGCAGAGCAAGAGCAACAACGGGCAGAACAACAACGACAAAGGGCAGAGCAAGAGCAACAACGGGCAGAACAACAACGACAAAGGGCAGAGCAAGAGCAACAACGGGCAGATACAGCAGAAGATCAACTGAGGCAGGTGGTGATGAATTTGTTGCAAGCAAACTTATCAGTCGCTCAGGTGGCGAATATGACTGGGCTGACTGAGGATCAAGTCAGACAGATGGGTTGA
- a CDS encoding DUF86 domain-containing protein: MTPKTDRIYLEHILDCVALIQNYTRNGKAEFMASALVQDAVLRRLQTMAESTQRLSEELKAKAPGIDWRALAGFRNVLVHNYLGGIDLEQIWNAVEHYLPGLEMAVRELMEA; the protein is encoded by the coding sequence ATGACTCCCAAAACCGATCGCATCTATTTAGAGCATATTTTGGATTGTGTCGCCCTGATTCAGAACTATACTCGCAATGGCAAAGCAGAGTTTATGGCAAGTGCATTGGTTCAGGATGCGGTGTTGCGACGGTTGCAAACGATGGCGGAATCGACCCAGCGGCTGTCTGAAGAATTGAAGGCAAAAGCGCCAGGCATAGATTGGCGGGCATTGGCGGGTTTTCGGAATGTGTTGGTTCACAATTATCTGGGCGGCATTGACTTGGAGCAGATTTGGAATGCGGTCGAACACTACCTGCCAGGGTTAGAAATGGCAGTGAGGGAACTGATGGAGGCTTAG
- a CDS encoding 8-amino-7-oxononanoate synthase, whose protein sequence is MMAVDKFAFMHQALEKRSPTQRRSLQPLIPQDAVHILQEGRSLLNFSNNDYLGLSKHPILIQTAQEYISQYGTGATASRLVTGTYDIHEQVEQQLAMACGREASLLLNSGFQANSTILPLLVDRQSLVLCDRLVHNSILQGVLSSKARLVRYHHNDLHHLEKLLQQAHQKTYSRILIASETIFSMDGDISDIEELIRLAKEYNAILYIDDAHAVGVMGINGMGLASHRSDIDVVIGTFGKAFGSAGAYVTCSHVIRDYLINFCPGFIYTTGLPPGTVGAIAAALTLIPTLNLERQHLAQIAVSLRSQLQQIGYDTGNSCSHIIPLILGDEAKTLRLAQWLKEHGMLAIAIRPPTVAPGTARIRLALSSAHTTIQINDLINCLKLFEG, encoded by the coding sequence ATGATGGCTGTCGATAAGTTTGCGTTTATGCACCAAGCTCTCGAAAAACGATCGCCCACTCAACGACGATCGCTGCAACCACTCATCCCTCAAGATGCTGTGCATATATTGCAGGAGGGGCGATCGCTCCTTAACTTTAGTAATAATGATTATTTAGGTTTATCTAAACATCCAATCTTAATCCAAACGGCTCAGGAATATATCAGTCAATATGGAACGGGTGCAACTGCCTCTCGGTTAGTAACAGGAACTTACGATATTCATGAGCAAGTTGAGCAACAGTTAGCGATGGCTTGTGGACGCGAAGCCTCACTGTTGCTCAATTCTGGATTTCAGGCAAATTCAACGATTCTACCTCTGTTGGTCGATCGCCAGTCGTTGGTATTATGCGATCGGCTAGTTCATAATAGTATTCTTCAAGGGGTTCTTTCTAGTAAAGCTAGACTTGTCCGCTACCATCATAATGACTTGCACCATCTAGAAAAATTGCTTCAACAAGCTCATCAAAAAACATATAGCCGAATCCTAATTGCTTCTGAAACAATTTTTAGTATGGACGGTGATATCAGCGATATAGAGGAACTAATTCGACTTGCAAAAGAATACAACGCTATCCTTTATATTGACGATGCCCACGCTGTTGGCGTGATGGGAATAAATGGCATGGGTTTAGCTAGTCATCGTTCTGATATTGATGTGGTCATTGGCACGTTTGGTAAGGCGTTCGGATCAGCAGGAGCTTATGTTACTTGCTCCCATGTTATTCGGGATTATTTAATTAACTTTTGTCCTGGATTTATCTATACAACGGGTTTGCCGCCCGGAACGGTAGGCGCGATCGCCGCTGCTCTCACTCTCATTCCTACGTTGAATTTAGAACGTCAACACCTCGCTCAAATCGCTGTATCTCTGCGATCGCAATTACAGCAAATCGGTTACGACACTGGAAATTCTTGCTCCCACATTATTCCGCTAATACTTGGTGATGAGGCAAAAACCCTGAGACTAGCGCAATGGCTCAAAGAACACGGAATGCTAGCGATCGCCATTCGTCCGCCCACTGTTGCCCCCGGAACAGCACGAATTCGGTTGGCATTATCAAGCGCTCACACCACGATCCAGATCAATGATTTAATTAATTGCCTGAAATTGTTTGAAGGATGA
- a CDS encoding alpha/beta hydrolase, which translates to MPTTIIAYHGWGFDQTCWQPWKDLLAQRGEDLLISDRGYFNSPALPIAANTNHRTILFVHSYGLHLCPSEQLHRADLLVVFSSFLSFHPQLEAKKRRSLLMLSQMMTQFKANPQTVLEAFRTKCYHPVLWERSPDSSKAINSELLLHDLESLSACLLDVSLLKKIPKILILHGVQDRIVSVEKGRELSAHLPDNSQYIEIEQAGHGLPFTHIDVCWSWLCRRLGAE; encoded by the coding sequence ATGCCGACCACTATTATTGCGTATCATGGTTGGGGGTTTGACCAGACTTGCTGGCAGCCGTGGAAAGATTTATTGGCTCAACGAGGAGAAGATTTACTGATAAGCGATCGCGGCTATTTTAATTCTCCAGCCTTGCCCATTGCTGCTAATACAAACCATAGAACCATTCTTTTCGTGCATTCTTATGGGCTACATCTCTGTCCTTCTGAACAACTCCACCGTGCAGATTTATTAGTCGTTTTTAGCAGTTTCCTTTCCTTCCATCCTCAATTAGAGGCAAAAAAAAGGCGATCGCTGTTGATGCTTTCTCAGATGATGACTCAGTTTAAAGCTAATCCTCAAACTGTTCTAGAGGCATTCAGAACGAAGTGTTATCATCCTGTTTTGTGGGAGCGATCGCCTGATTCTAGCAAGGCTATTAATTCTGAATTACTACTGCATGATCTGGAGAGTTTAAGTGCTTGTTTGTTAGATGTTTCTCTTTTGAAGAAAATTCCCAAAATTCTAATTTTGCATGGTGTTCAAGACCGAATAGTTTCAGTTGAAAAAGGGCGAGAACTTTCTGCACATCTGCCCGATAATAGTCAATACATTGAAATTGAACAGGCGGGACACGGTTTGCCATTTACCCATATTGATGTCTGTTGGTCATGGCTTTGTCGAAGGTTGGGCGCAGAATGA
- the cobJ gene encoding precorrin-3B C(17)-methyltransferase, with product MPNPAIVVLNQQSVSLAHRIKAVLPHAVIYGLCDRTTEVDISFTQFGETLRELFTHGTPIIGICAAGILIRTLAPLLSDKRQEPTVLAVAEDGSAVVPLLGGLHGVNDLARQIAVVFDVSPAITTTGDIRFRTALLDPPQGYHLANPDQAKSFISDLLSGASVKIEGIAPWLSNSHLPIASDGSLTIQVTERSLLPSSNCLIYHPKTIAIALNNALSPDPEIAIAFIRQKLIELSLSPTAIAAIFALELDAGHPGIAAIAQAFNVSTRFFQPDQPAWTVETVAMTAVGASGQLVLNEAECAIALAPLPLNVNAIGRAQGRLAIVGTGPGSAEWMSPQVKELLKSATDWVGYSTYLNLVEPLRQGQQRHESDNRVELDRARQALDLAAEGRSVALISSGDPGIYAMATAVFEVIEQDAKPEWQRLEIQVAPGISAMQAAAAQVGAPIGHDFCTISLSDILKPWAVIEQRILAAAQADLVIAFYNPISSQRTWQLAKAKELLLQVRSHQTPVILARNLGRSKQAIVVTTLDQFQPETADMRTIILIGSSKTRIIQRPYGKVWVYTPRWYEG from the coding sequence GTGCCAAATCCTGCGATCGTCGTCTTGAATCAACAGAGTGTTTCTCTAGCCCACCGAATTAAAGCTGTTCTGCCCCATGCAGTTATTTATGGCTTGTGCGATCGCACCACCGAGGTTGATATCAGCTTTACCCAATTTGGTGAAACCCTGCGCGAACTATTTACTCACGGCACACCGATTATTGGCATTTGCGCCGCCGGAATCTTAATTCGTACCTTAGCGCCTCTACTCTCCGACAAACGACAAGAACCGACCGTTTTAGCCGTTGCCGAAGATGGTAGTGCCGTTGTTCCTCTGTTAGGAGGACTGCACGGAGTAAATGATTTAGCGCGTCAAATAGCTGTTGTTTTTGACGTATCTCCAGCTATTACTACTACAGGTGATATTCGGTTTCGGACTGCGTTACTAGATCCACCTCAAGGATATCATCTTGCTAATCCTGATCAGGCTAAATCATTTATCTCGGATCTGTTGTCTGGAGCAAGCGTAAAGATAGAAGGAATAGCACCTTGGTTGAGTAATAGTCACTTGCCGATCGCCAGTGATGGATCGTTAACAATACAAGTCACAGAGCGATCGCTGCTACCGTCCTCCAACTGTTTAATTTACCATCCGAAAACTATAGCGATCGCCCTTAATAACGCCCTTAGCCCAGATCCCGAAATTGCGATCGCCTTCATTCGTCAAAAGCTGATAGAACTTAGTCTTTCTCCGACTGCGATCGCTGCCATTTTTGCCCTCGAACTTGATGCCGGACACCCTGGAATCGCCGCGATCGCTCAAGCATTTAACGTTTCTACCCGCTTTTTTCAACCGGATCAGCCCGCCTGGACAGTCGAAACGGTAGCGATGACAGCGGTCGGGGCATCAGGTCAACTCGTCTTGAATGAGGCGGAATGCGCGATCGCCCTCGCACCTCTACCGCTCAATGTGAACGCGATCGGACGAGCACAGGGACGACTGGCGATCGTCGGGACAGGGCCCGGCAGCGCTGAGTGGATGTCGCCGCAGGTAAAAGAATTGTTGAAGTCTGCGACCGATTGGGTCGGATATAGCACGTATCTCAACTTGGTGGAACCCTTACGACAAGGACAGCAGCGCCATGAGTCCGACAATCGGGTGGAGTTAGACCGGGCGCGGCAGGCATTGGATTTGGCAGCAGAAGGGCGATCGGTGGCGTTAATTTCATCCGGTGATCCAGGCATTTACGCGATGGCAACAGCAGTTTTTGAAGTGATTGAACAAGACGCGAAACCAGAATGGCAGCGGTTAGAGATTCAGGTTGCTCCCGGCATTTCGGCAATGCAAGCGGCGGCGGCACAAGTGGGCGCACCGATTGGGCATGACTTCTGTACTATTTCCTTATCCGACATTTTGAAGCCCTGGGCAGTCATTGAACAACGCATTCTAGCTGCTGCTCAAGCCGATTTAGTGATTGCTTTTTACAACCCTATTTCCAGCCAACGAACTTGGCAATTGGCAAAAGCAAAAGAACTGCTGTTACAAGTGCGATCGCACCAAACTCCAGTCATTTTGGCGCGTAACTTGGGTAGATCGAAACAGGCGATCGTCGTCACTACGCTCGATCAATTTCAGCCTGAAACTGCGGATATGCGAACCATTATTCTAATAGGTTCAAGCAAAACCCGAATCATTCAACGCCCCTACGGAAAAGTTTGGGTCTACACGCCTCGCTGGTATGAAGGTTAA
- a CDS encoding lipase encodes MHRFQIIAHTQTGESIGLVGSTAELGLWDVAKCIRLQTTVDRYPLWWTEAEIDLQYVCSSTGEIAPETVGYPETVEYKYVRLGAEGSVEWEPFSEHRWIAIAPENQSQNLVVDDGAWGYWQPYPFGYVEAIAEPAAEVRPNPDSKGLKIVVIGSSVACGHKAWLLNGWVSQLGQTLQQQYGHRLVNVSEVGTNVSSTIARFASVVTPEQPDVVIIALSLGNEGLADCPAHQWRAVQRRFESGLQQLVKMTRELGAYPILGGVYPHGNYASEHNELLQETHRRMLGWGIPVLDWLAAVDNGQGAWKVGTSFDPAHPNTIGHRLMYEAIDLRLFEMNPEELVKEKQRFQQPDEVLVYQDSEEFQIFAYPQENQLRIRNASPYAYTITPTWQSLQTALQHQARLMSGLYVANHHQAGVLPFFAVQADGAIETTISIPPGADLEYSAAFNLFSPHNSQLLFYDGNLGILKQDDNRIRVINESTNEYNIQPMWQEVRNALKAMPMGVYEDALDPDVPFRTLMIGNGGLESRVKSPPRSALLFQYKCELSDISRVAILPLGDRCAVRMMLYKMEYDGPAFPFDLTRTTEISDVADMVESRFYDMWNPDFLNYSADAGRIYHRKWTGLSFAHEIDEKDDPLHDMTPVHERMRDRYTARAGRFWYAIQECDKVLFVRTGISDRGGVIDLVNKLGKQCNGRPFHLLLLSPQSSDEFANLPHVLHHDVEFNPDRMYEDLGHWKYCAEVMRGILESLGVSSKNLFWCPPKLPEE; translated from the coding sequence ATGCATCGGTTCCAAATTATTGCTCATACCCAAACGGGCGAATCTATTGGTTTGGTCGGTTCTACTGCTGAACTCGGATTATGGGATGTCGCCAAATGTATTCGGCTTCAAACTACTGTCGATCGCTATCCCCTGTGGTGGACGGAAGCAGAGATCGATCTTCAATATGTTTGCAGTTCGACAGGTGAGATTGCCCCTGAAACTGTTGGATACCCTGAAACCGTTGAGTATAAGTATGTGCGTTTGGGTGCAGAAGGCAGCGTGGAATGGGAGCCTTTTAGCGAACACCGCTGGATTGCGATCGCTCCTGAAAACCAGTCTCAGAATTTGGTAGTCGATGATGGTGCTTGGGGTTATTGGCAGCCCTATCCCTTTGGATATGTGGAAGCGATCGCAGAACCTGCTGCTGAAGTGCGCCCAAATCCTGACTCTAAAGGACTCAAAATTGTAGTGATTGGCAGTTCTGTGGCGTGTGGGCATAAGGCTTGGTTGTTAAACGGCTGGGTAAGCCAGTTAGGGCAGACCTTGCAGCAACAGTATGGTCATCGTCTGGTGAACGTATCAGAAGTAGGGACGAACGTTAGCAGCACGATTGCTCGGTTCGCATCAGTCGTTACACCTGAGCAACCAGATGTTGTGATCATTGCCTTATCTCTAGGCAACGAAGGGTTAGCCGATTGTCCTGCTCACCAATGGCGGGCAGTGCAACGGCGGTTTGAAAGCGGGTTGCAGCAGCTTGTAAAAATGACGCGCGAACTGGGAGCCTATCCAATTTTGGGTGGTGTTTATCCTCATGGCAACTATGCGAGCGAACACAATGAGTTACTTCAAGAAACTCATCGCCGGATGTTAGGTTGGGGCATTCCGGTGCTGGATTGGTTAGCCGCAGTAGACAACGGGCAGGGAGCCTGGAAAGTTGGCACTTCTTTTGATCCGGCACATCCCAATACAATCGGTCATCGCTTGATGTATGAGGCGATCGATCTGCGCTTATTCGAGATGAACCCAGAAGAATTGGTAAAAGAAAAACAGCGCTTTCAGCAACCTGACGAAGTATTGGTATATCAAGATAGCGAAGAGTTTCAGATCTTTGCTTACCCTCAAGAGAACCAGTTGCGAATTCGCAATGCCTCACCCTACGCTTACACCATCACGCCTACCTGGCAGTCATTGCAAACTGCACTGCAACATCAAGCTAGATTAATGTCAGGTCTTTATGTTGCAAATCATCATCAGGCAGGAGTTCTTCCTTTTTTTGCTGTGCAAGCGGATGGAGCGATCGAAACAACGATCTCTATTCCTCCGGGTGCTGACCTAGAATATAGCGCAGCGTTCAATCTCTTTTCGCCTCACAATTCACAGTTACTGTTTTATGACGGAAATTTGGGGATCTTAAAACAAGACGATAATCGCATCCGAGTCATCAATGAATCGACCAACGAATATAACATCCAGCCCATGTGGCAAGAGGTTCGCAATGCACTAAAAGCAATGCCCATGGGTGTGTACGAAGATGCGCTTGACCCTGATGTACCTTTCCGTACTTTAATGATTGGTAACGGTGGTTTGGAAAGTCGAGTTAAATCTCCACCTAGATCTGCCTTGCTGTTCCAATATAAGTGCGAGCTATCAGACATTAGCCGTGTTGCTATTCTTCCCTTAGGCGATCGCTGTGCCGTTCGCATGATGTTGTACAAGATGGAATATGATGGCCCTGCTTTCCCGTTCGATCTAACGCGCACGACTGAAATTAGTGACGTTGCCGACATGGTCGAATCCCGGTTCTATGACATGTGGAACCCGGATTTTTTAAATTACAGTGCTGATGCAGGTCGAATCTATCACCGGAAGTGGACAGGTCTATCTTTTGCCCATGAGATTGACGAAAAGGATGATCCACTCCACGATATGACTCCCGTTCATGAACGAATGCGCGATCGCTATACAGCCCGTGCTGGCAGATTTTGGTATGCAATCCAGGAGTGCGATAAGGTGCTTTTTGTGCGGACAGGCATTAGCGATCGGGGTGGCGTCATAGATCTAGTCAATAAGTTAGGAAAACAGTGCAACGGGAGACCCTTCCACCTCTTGCTCCTTTCTCCCCAATCCTCCGATGAGTTTGCGAACCTACCCCACGTATTGCACCACGACGTTGAGTTTAATCCCGATCGGATGTATGAGGACTTAGGGCATTGGAAATATTGCGCAGAGGTAATGCGCGGCATTCTAGAATCGCTAGGAGTCTCAAGCAAAAACCTGTTTTGGTGTCCGCCTAAGCTTCCAGAGGAATAA
- a CDS encoding transglycosylase SLT domain-containing protein: protein MLERKKKQAVVTGVSLTALTLGAAIFVLPTTGMLPKLPIVGQWFQTLPSSVVIEADPADRASKVLAAATLPIVQRSPILQAATQQGSGLDRQRAKYLLASDLIEQGKGGAALPLLERLENSYSVLAPYVLIRRAQAYTQMGETAKAEATWQALVKNYGDDPASVEGLFVLGKKNPQFWNQAIAQFPRHPRTVEIAQTRLKQNPKQPQLLLITAQALYAPDLVSALDRLKTEYAAQLKPEHWEAIGFGYWEKQEYAKAAEAYAKAPSTPLTLYRAGRGMQLEGKITASVLAYQRLLKAYPDADESGTALLKLAEMNALPENAVPYLDQAIKRFPNNAAEALAAKSNILQEINSPKSSIQARQSVLSQYSSSEAAAEIRWKQAEANAKKGDARAAWEWARQLAQENPSSKLAPKAAFWVGKWAAQVGRKEDAADSFRYVLANYPESYYAWRSAVYLGWDVGDFTTVRQKLPPITKPQVNATPPIGSAALRELYQLGQYRDAWTLWQTEFKNRQQPSVTEQFTDGLMRLGINDNLEGIFMISNLDEREKPADRQEHEQLQQQRSHWEALYPFPYEATIAQWSQQRQINPLLVTGLIRQESRFETKIRSVADAVGLMQIIPDTADFVAEQNGMKKFNLEDPNDNIKLGTWYLDYTHQEYDNNSLFAVASYNAGPGAVAGWIQEFGFTDPDKFVTQIPYPETQGYVEFVFENYWNYLRLYNPEVSEKLAQVSQKQAVLGKAQ, encoded by the coding sequence ATGCTGGAGAGAAAAAAGAAGCAAGCGGTGGTTACGGGTGTGAGCTTAACCGCACTGACACTAGGTGCAGCAATATTTGTCCTACCCACCACAGGAATGTTGCCTAAACTGCCTATAGTCGGGCAATGGTTCCAAACCTTACCCAGTTCTGTAGTCATAGAAGCTGACCCAGCCGATCGCGCCTCTAAAGTTTTAGCCGCCGCCACATTGCCAATCGTGCAGCGATCGCCCATTCTTCAAGCTGCCACCCAGCAAGGATCAGGACTCGATCGCCAGCGCGCCAAATATTTGTTAGCCAGTGATTTAATCGAGCAAGGTAAAGGCGGTGCTGCCCTTCCGCTGCTTGAGCGCCTGGAAAATAGTTACTCTGTTTTGGCTCCCTACGTTTTGATTAGACGGGCACAGGCTTACACCCAAATGGGGGAGACGGCAAAGGCTGAAGCGACCTGGCAAGCATTGGTCAAAAACTATGGGGACGATCCAGCTTCAGTAGAAGGTTTATTTGTATTAGGCAAAAAGAATCCGCAGTTTTGGAATCAGGCGATCGCCCAGTTTCCCCGTCATCCTCGCACAGTTGAAATTGCCCAAACTCGCCTTAAGCAAAATCCTAAGCAGCCTCAGCTTCTCCTCATTACTGCACAGGCGCTATATGCTCCCGATCTGGTTTCAGCGCTCGATCGCTTAAAAACCGAGTACGCAGCCCAGCTTAAGCCCGAACACTGGGAGGCGATCGGCTTTGGCTATTGGGAAAAACAAGAATACGCTAAAGCCGCCGAAGCCTATGCCAAGGCTCCTAGTACGCCGCTGACTCTTTATCGAGCGGGACGAGGAATGCAGCTAGAAGGCAAAATTACTGCCTCGGTTCTTGCTTACCAGAGGCTCCTTAAAGCGTATCCTGATGCCGACGAATCAGGAACCGCATTGTTAAAGCTAGCAGAAATGAATGCTCTGCCTGAAAATGCCGTGCCCTACCTCGATCAGGCGATTAAGCGCTTTCCCAATAATGCGGCTGAGGCACTGGCAGCTAAGTCGAATATTTTGCAAGAAATTAATAGCCCTAAGTCGTCTATTCAGGCGCGGCAGTCTGTCCTCAGCCAATATAGCTCGTCGGAAGCAGCAGCAGAAATTCGCTGGAAGCAAGCAGAGGCAAATGCTAAAAAAGGCGATGCTAGAGCGGCTTGGGAATGGGCGCGACAGTTGGCACAGGAAAATCCTAGTAGCAAACTTGCTCCTAAAGCTGCTTTTTGGGTAGGCAAGTGGGCAGCCCAAGTGGGGCGCAAGGAAGATGCCGCTGACTCTTTTCGATACGTGTTGGCAAACTATCCCGAGTCTTACTATGCTTGGCGATCGGCGGTTTACCTGGGCTGGGATGTAGGAGACTTTACCACCGTTCGCCAAAAACTCCCCCCAATTACCAAGCCTCAAGTAAACGCCACACCGCCCATTGGCTCTGCTGCCCTGCGCGAGCTTTACCAGTTGGGGCAATACCGCGACGCTTGGACGCTTTGGCAAACTGAATTTAAGAACCGCCAGCAGCCGTCTGTAACTGAGCAATTTACCGATGGATTAATGCGGCTAGGCATCAATGACAACCTGGAGGGGATTTTTATGATCTCTAACCTTGACGAGCGAGAGAAGCCAGCCGATCGCCAGGAACACGAGCAACTTCAGCAACAGCGATCGCATTGGGAGGCGTTGTATCCCTTTCCCTATGAAGCGACGATCGCTCAATGGTCGCAGCAGCGCCAAATTAATCCTCTTCTTGTAACGGGACTAATTCGTCAAGAATCGCGCTTTGAAACTAAAATCCGCTCCGTTGCCGATGCGGTTGGGTTGATGCAAATAATCCCGGATACGGCTGATTTTGTGGCTGAGCAAAACGGCATGAAAAAGTTTAACCTGGAAGACCCCAACGATAACATCAAACTTGGCACCTGGTACTTAGACTATACCCATCAGGAATACGATAATAATTCACTATTTGCGGTTGCCAGCTACAACGCAGGGCCGGGTGCCGTTGCTGGGTGGATTCAAGAGTTTGGTTTTACCGATCCTGATAAGTTTGTCACGCAAATTCCCTATCCTGAAACTCAAGGCTACGTAGAATTTGTGTTTGAAAATTACTGGAATTATTTGCGGCTTTATAACCCAGAGGTTTCGGAAAAACTTGCACAGGTTTCGCAAAAACAAGCAGTGTTAGGAAAAGCACAATAA
- a CDS encoding nucleotidyltransferase family protein, translated as MALLDTLRENRVEILQVAAQHGAFNVRVFGSVVRGEETSESDIDFLIDYDLERITPWFPGGLLMDWQDLLGRKVDVLTERAISPLIRESVLAEAKPL; from the coding sequence ATGGCGTTACTAGACACATTGCGGGAAAACCGAGTAGAGATTTTGCAAGTTGCGGCACAGCATGGAGCGTTTAATGTTCGTGTGTTTGGGTCAGTGGTACGGGGTGAGGAAACCTCGGAAAGCGACATCGATTTTTTGATTGATTACGATCTGGAAAGAATTACACCTTGGTTTCCAGGTGGCTTGCTGATGGATTGGCAGGATTTATTAGGACGGAAGGTCGATGTGCTGACAGAGCGGGCTATTAGTCCGTTGATTCGAGAGAGCGTGTTGGCAGAAGCGAAGCCCTTATGA
- a CDS encoding sugar O-acetyltransferase: MAKTEREKMLANEPYLATDPELKGMYKKAKNLLHAFNTSHPDEVKKREDIIQALFGAIGQNFEVQPPFQCDYGCHIYAEENLYINYDCIILDCNTVYFGRNVLLAPRVQIYTAYHPLDAETRRSGLEMAAPIAIGDDVWIGGGAILCPGVKVGNNTTIGAGSIVTQDIPSNVVAAGNPCRVLRVV, encoded by the coding sequence ATGGCAAAGACAGAGCGAGAAAAAATGCTGGCAAATGAGCCCTACTTAGCCACTGATCCTGAACTTAAGGGCATGTACAAAAAAGCTAAGAATCTCCTCCATGCTTTTAATACCTCACACCCTGACGAGGTTAAAAAAAGAGAGGACATTATTCAAGCTCTTTTTGGGGCGATCGGTCAAAACTTTGAAGTACAGCCCCCTTTCCAGTGTGACTATGGCTGCCACATTTACGCAGAAGAGAATTTATACATTAACTACGACTGCATTATTTTAGATTGCAACACTGTTTATTTTGGTCGCAACGTCCTGCTAGCTCCCAGAGTTCAAATTTACACGGCATATCATCCTTTAGATGCCGAAACCAGAAGGTCTGGATTAGAAATGGCTGCACCGATCGCCATTGGAGATGATGTTTGGATTGGCGGTGGTGCTATTCTTTGCCCTGGCGTAAAGGTTGGAAATAACACTACCATTGGAGCAGGCAGCATTGTAACGCAAGATATCCCTAGTAACGTGGTCGCCGCAGGCAATCCTTGCCGAGTACTTAGAGTAGTGTAG